The following coding sequences lie in one Maribacter forsetii DSM 18668 genomic window:
- the rpoC gene encoding DNA-directed RNA polymerase subunit beta': MARIKDNNPVKRFDKISIGLASPESILAESRGEVLKPETINYRTHKPERDGLFCERIFGPVKDYECACGKYKRIRYRGIVCDRCGVEVTEKKVRRDRVGHINLVVPVAHIWYFRSLPNKIGYLLGLPSKKLDMIIYYERYVVIQPGIAKGPEGEEIQKMDFLTEEEYLNIIDTIPQENQYLEDSDPNKFIAKMGAECLIDLLGRINLKELSFELRHKANTETSKQRKTEALKRLQVVEALRESQENRENEPEWMIMKVIPVIPPELRPLVPLDGGRFATSDLNDLYRRVIIRNNRLKRLVEIKAPEVILRNEKRMLQEAVDSLFDNTRKASAVKTESNRPLKSLSDSLKGKQGRFRQNLLGKRVDYSARSVIVVGPELNLYECGLPKDMAAELYKPFVIRKLIERGIVKTVKSAKKIIDKKEPVVWDILENVLKGHPVLLNRAPTLHRLGIQAFQPKLIEGKAIRLHPLACTAFNADFDGDQMAVHLPLGPEAILEAQLLMLASQNILNPANGSPITVPSQDMVLGLYYMTKERKSTPEVPIIGEGLTFYSAEEVEIAFNEGMVNLNAGIKVRAKDFNEEGELVYKIIPTTVGRVLFNNHVPEEAGFINQVLNKKALRNIIGDILAVTSVPVTAAFLDKIKTMGYEFAFKGGLSFSLGDIIIPAEKMDMIGEANVQVDGIMANYNMGLITNNERYNQVIDVWTSTNAQLTELAMKRIREDQQGFNSVYMMLDSGARGSKEQIRQLTGMRGLMAKPKKSTAGGGEIIENPILSNFKEGLSILEYFISTHGARKGLADTALKTADAGYLTRRLVDVSQDVIINTEDCGTLRGVEVQALKKNEEIVESLGERILGRVSLHDVYNPMTEELVLQAGQQIMEADVKRVEASPIEKIEVRSALTCEAEKGICAKCYGRNLSTNKMVQRGEAVGVVAAQSIGEPGTQLTLRTFHVGGIAGNISEDNKLEVRFSGVAEIEDLRTVTGEGSDGKPAEIVISRTSEIKVVDAKTGITLSTSNIPYGSQLFVENGAKVAKGDVICSWDPYNGVIVSEFPGKIAYENIEQGVTYQVEIDEQTGFQEKVISESRNKKLIPTLLIQDAKGETLRSYNLPVGSHIMVDDGDKIKEGKTLVKIPRKSAKAGDITGGLPRVTELFEARNPSNPAVVSEIDGVVSFGKIKRGNREIIIESKLGEVKKYLVKLSNQILVQENDYVRAGMPLSDGSITPEDILAIKGPSAVQQYLVNEVQEVYRLQGVKINDKHFEVVVRQMMRKVRIQDPGDTIFLENQLIHKDDFIRENDEIFGKKVVMEAGDSDNLKPGQIVTPRELRDENSLLRRGDKALVEARDAVSATATPILQGITRASLQTKSFISAASFQETTKVLNEAAVSGKIDTLEGLKENVIVGHKIPAGTGMRDYDSIIVGSKEEYDEIMARKEALRF, encoded by the coding sequence ATGGCTAGAATAAAAGATAATAACCCAGTAAAAAGGTTCGATAAAATTTCAATAGGATTAGCTTCGCCAGAATCTATTTTGGCAGAGTCTAGAGGTGAAGTTTTAAAGCCTGAAACAATTAACTATAGAACTCACAAACCAGAACGTGATGGTTTATTCTGTGAGCGTATTTTTGGTCCAGTTAAGGATTATGAATGTGCTTGTGGTAAATACAAGCGTATTCGTTACCGTGGGATCGTATGTGACCGTTGTGGTGTAGAGGTTACAGAGAAAAAAGTTCGTAGAGATCGTGTAGGTCATATTAACTTGGTAGTACCGGTTGCTCATATCTGGTATTTCCGTTCTTTACCAAATAAAATAGGATACTTATTAGGTTTGCCGTCCAAGAAATTGGATATGATAATTTACTACGAACGTTACGTAGTTATTCAGCCAGGTATAGCTAAAGGTCCTGAAGGAGAAGAAATCCAAAAAATGGATTTCTTGACTGAAGAGGAGTATTTAAATATTATTGATACTATTCCTCAAGAAAATCAATATTTAGAAGATTCTGACCCAAATAAGTTTATTGCTAAAATGGGAGCAGAGTGTTTAATTGATTTGTTAGGTAGAATAAACCTTAAAGAACTTTCTTTTGAGCTAAGACATAAAGCAAACACAGAAACGTCTAAACAACGTAAAACGGAAGCTTTAAAACGTTTGCAAGTTGTAGAAGCTTTAAGAGAATCTCAGGAGAATAGAGAAAATGAGCCAGAATGGATGATTATGAAAGTAATTCCGGTTATACCACCAGAATTACGTCCATTAGTGCCATTAGATGGAGGTCGTTTTGCAACTTCAGATTTAAATGATCTTTATAGAAGGGTTATTATTCGTAACAACCGTTTGAAGAGATTAGTAGAAATTAAAGCACCAGAAGTTATTCTTAGAAATGAGAAACGTATGCTTCAGGAAGCTGTCGATTCTTTATTTGATAATACAAGAAAGGCATCTGCTGTAAAAACTGAATCTAACAGACCGTTAAAGTCACTTTCAGATTCATTAAAAGGTAAGCAAGGTCGTTTCCGTCAAAACTTACTTGGTAAGCGTGTTGATTATTCTGCACGTTCGGTAATTGTTGTTGGACCGGAATTGAACTTATACGAATGTGGTCTTCCAAAAGATATGGCTGCTGAATTATACAAGCCTTTTGTAATCAGAAAACTGATAGAAAGAGGTATTGTAAAAACAGTAAAGTCCGCTAAGAAAATTATAGACAAAAAAGAGCCTGTAGTTTGGGATATTTTAGAGAATGTATTGAAAGGTCACCCAGTTTTATTAAACAGGGCTCCTACATTACACCGTTTAGGTATTCAAGCTTTCCAACCTAAATTAATAGAAGGTAAAGCAATTCGTCTTCACCCATTGGCATGTACTGCATTTAATGCGGATTTTGATGGGGATCAAATGGCGGTTCACTTACCATTAGGACCAGAAGCAATTTTAGAAGCACAACTATTGATGCTTGCTTCTCAAAACATATTAAACCCTGCGAATGGTTCACCTATTACGGTACCATCACAGGATATGGTCTTGGGTCTGTATTATATGACCAAAGAGCGTAAATCAACACCAGAAGTACCAATTATTGGTGAAGGTTTAACATTTTATTCAGCAGAAGAGGTGGAGATTGCTTTTAATGAAGGCATGGTAAATCTTAATGCAGGTATTAAAGTTAGAGCTAAAGATTTCAATGAAGAGGGTGAGTTGGTTTATAAAATTATACCTACTACCGTAGGTCGTGTATTATTTAATAATCACGTACCAGAGGAAGCAGGTTTTATTAACCAAGTATTAAATAAGAAAGCCTTAAGAAATATTATTGGCGATATTTTAGCGGTAACTAGTGTTCCTGTTACAGCTGCATTCTTGGATAAGATTAAGACTATGGGATATGAATTCGCTTTCAAAGGTGGATTGTCCTTTAGTTTAGGGGATATTATTATTCCTGCTGAAAAAATGGACATGATCGGTGAAGCCAATGTTCAGGTTGATGGTATTATGGCCAATTATAACATGGGTCTTATTACTAACAATGAAAGATATAATCAGGTTATTGATGTTTGGACATCTACTAACGCTCAATTAACAGAGTTGGCTATGAAACGTATCCGTGAGGATCAGCAGGGTTTCAACTCGGTGTATATGATGCTTGATTCTGGTGCAAGGGGTTCTAAAGAACAAATTCGCCAGTTAACAGGTATGCGTGGTTTGATGGCTAAGCCTAAAAAATCTACTGCCGGTGGTGGGGAGATTATTGAAAACCCGATTCTTTCTAACTTTAAAGAAGGTCTTTCAATTCTTGAGTACTTTATTTCTACTCACGGTGCACGTAAGGGTCTTGCGGATACCGCTTTGAAAACGGCAGATGCTGGTTACTTAACAAGAAGATTGGTAGATGTTTCTCAAGATGTTATTATTAACACCGAAGACTGTGGAACACTGAGAGGTGTAGAAGTTCAGGCGCTTAAGAAGAATGAAGAAATCGTTGAAAGCTTAGGTGAAAGAATTTTAGGTCGTGTATCATTACATGATGTATATAACCCAATGACCGAAGAATTAGTACTTCAAGCTGGTCAGCAAATAATGGAAGCTGATGTGAAGAGAGTTGAAGCATCTCCGATTGAGAAAATCGAAGTACGTTCTGCTCTTACTTGTGAAGCTGAAAAAGGAATTTGTGCTAAATGTTACGGAAGAAACCTTTCAACCAATAAAATGGTACAAAGAGGTGAAGCCGTAGGTGTTGTTGCTGCTCAGTCAATTGGTGAGCCTGGGACACAGCTTACACTTAGAACATTCCACGTAGGTGGTATTGCAGGTAACATTTCTGAAGATAACAAATTAGAAGTGAGATTCTCCGGTGTTGCTGAAATTGAAGATTTGAGAACAGTTACTGGTGAAGGTTCAGATGGTAAGCCAGCTGAAATTGTAATCTCTAGAACTAGTGAGATAAAAGTTGTTGATGCTAAAACAGGTATTACTCTAAGTACAAGTAATATTCCTTACGGTTCACAATTATTTGTTGAGAACGGAGCTAAGGTTGCTAAAGGAGATGTAATCTGTTCTTGGGATCCATATAACGGTGTTATCGTTTCAGAATTCCCAGGTAAGATTGCTTATGAGAATATTGAACAAGGTGTAACTTATCAAGTTGAAATTGATGAGCAAACCGGTTTCCAAGAAAAAGTTATTTCTGAATCTAGAAACAAGAAGTTGATACCAACATTATTGATTCAAGATGCTAAAGGTGAAACTTTACGTTCGTACAACCTGCCTGTAGGTTCTCACATTATGGTAGATGATGGAGATAAGATTAAGGAAGGTAAGACGTTGGTTAAGATTCCGCGTAAATCCGCTAAGGCAGGTGATATTACGGGTGGTCTTCCAAGAGTTACTGAATTATTCGAAGCAAGAAATCCTTCAAACCCAGCTGTAGTATCTGAAATTGATGGTGTAGTTTCTTTTGGTAAGATCAAGAGAGGTAACAGGGAAATTATCATTGAATCTAAATTAGGCGAGGTTAAGAAATATCTAGTGAAACTTTCTAATCAAATCTTAGTACAAGAAAACGATTATGTTAGAGCTGGTATGCCATTGTCTGATGGTTCTATTACTCCAGAAGATATCTTGGCAATTAAAGGACCATCTGCTGTTCAACAGTACTTGGTAAACGAAGTTCAGGAAGTTTATAGATTACAAGGTGTGAAGATTAATGACAAACACTTTGAGGTCGTTGTTAGACAAATGATGCGTAAAGTAAGAATTCAAGATCCAGGTGATACAATCTTCTTAGAGAATCAATTGATTCATAAAGATGATTTCATTAGGGAGAATGATGAAATCTTTGGTAAGAAAGTGGTAATGGAAGCAGGTGATTCTGATAACCTTAAACCAGGTCAAATTGTTACTCCTAGAGAGTTAAGGGATGAAAATTCTTTATTAAGACGTGGAGATAAGGCATTGGTTGAAGCCAGAGATGCTGTTTCAGCAACTGCAACTCCAATATTACAAGGTATTACAAGGGCATCATTACAGACGAAATCATTTATTTCTGCTGCATCGTTCCAGGAAACGACTAAGGTGTTAAATGAAGCTGCTGTAAGTGGTAAGATTGATACATTAGAAGGTCTTAAGGAGAATGTTATTGTTGGTCATAAGATTCCGGCTGGTACGGGTATGAGAGACTATGATAGCATTATTGTTGGATCCAAAGAAGAATATGATGAAATAATGGCCAGAAAAGAGGCATTAAGATTCTAA
- a CDS encoding DUF3467 domain-containing protein has product MSDNKNPSQKQINIELDEKMAEGIYSNLAIINHSVSEFVVDFISMMPGAPKAKVKSRIILTPQHAKKFLKALNDNVQRFEKANGTIKDYEQPSIPMNFGPTGEA; this is encoded by the coding sequence ATGAGTGACAATAAGAATCCGAGTCAAAAACAAATTAATATTGAATTGGATGAGAAGATGGCAGAAGGAATTTATTCTAATCTAGCTATTATTAATCATTCAGTTTCTGAATTTGTAGTTGATTTTATTAGTATGATGCCAGGAGCTCCAAAGGCAAAGGTGAAGAGTAGAATTATACTTACCCCGCAACATGCTAAGAAGTTTTTAAAAGCATTGAATGATAATGTACAACGGTTTGAAAAAGCTAATGGTACAATAAAGGATTATGAACAGCCTTCAATACCAATGAACTTTGGTCCGACTGGTGAAGCATAA
- a CDS encoding peptide chain release factor 3, translated as MTFKQEIARRRTFGIISHPDAGKTTLTEKLLLFGGAIQEAGAVKNNKIKKTATSDFMEIERQRGISVATSVLAFNYKDKKINILDTPGHKDFAEDTFRTLTAVDSVIVVIDVAKGVEEQTVKLVEVCRMRKIPMLVFINKLDREGQDAFDLLDELEQKLGLSVTPLSFPIGMGYDFKGIYNIFEKNINLFSGDSKKNIEETIAFDDVANPELDKIIGSKAASELRDNLELVWGVYPSFDKELYLKGDQQPVFFGSALNNFGVRELLDCFVQIAPTPRSKNAEERLVEANEKEMTGFVFKIHANMDPKHRDRLAFIKIVSGTFERNKPYLHVRNGKKLKFSSPNAFFAEKKEIVDISYPGDIVGLHDTGNFKIGDTLTEGESLHYKGIPSFSPEHFRYINNADPMKSKQLYKGIDQLMDEGVAQLFTLELNGRKVIGTVGALQFEVIQYRLEHEYGAKCSYENFNVYKACWVGTENRKTDEFKEFERVKQKFLAKDKKGQLVFLADSQFSLQMTQQKYPSVKLHFTSEFE; from the coding sequence ATGACCTTTAAGCAAGAAATAGCACGTAGAAGAACCTTTGGAATAATTTCTCACCCAGATGCAGGTAAAACTACATTAACTGAAAAATTATTACTTTTTGGTGGTGCAATTCAAGAAGCGGGAGCTGTTAAAAACAATAAAATCAAAAAAACCGCTACCAGTGATTTCATGGAAATTGAAAGACAAAGAGGTATTTCTGTAGCCACTTCTGTTCTTGCTTTTAATTATAAAGACAAAAAAATCAACATTCTTGACACTCCTGGTCACAAAGACTTCGCTGAAGACACTTTTAGAACCTTAACTGCAGTTGATAGTGTAATTGTTGTTATTGACGTTGCAAAGGGTGTTGAAGAACAAACCGTAAAACTGGTTGAAGTTTGCAGGATGCGTAAAATACCAATGCTGGTATTCATTAATAAGTTGGATAGAGAAGGGCAAGATGCCTTTGATCTATTAGATGAATTGGAACAAAAATTAGGTCTTTCCGTTACTCCGCTGAGTTTTCCAATTGGCATGGGTTACGATTTTAAAGGTATCTATAACATCTTTGAAAAAAATATCAATCTTTTTAGTGGTGATAGTAAAAAGAACATTGAAGAGACTATTGCTTTTGACGATGTTGCAAATCCGGAGTTAGATAAAATAATAGGAAGTAAAGCAGCATCTGAATTAAGAGATAACTTAGAATTGGTTTGGGGTGTTTACCCAAGTTTTGACAAAGAACTATATCTTAAAGGCGACCAACAACCTGTATTCTTTGGTTCTGCGTTAAACAATTTTGGTGTTAGAGAGCTATTAGATTGTTTTGTTCAAATAGCACCTACCCCACGTTCAAAAAATGCAGAAGAGCGCCTTGTTGAAGCAAATGAAAAAGAAATGACTGGATTTGTTTTTAAAATCCATGCAAACATGGACCCTAAGCATAGAGATAGATTAGCTTTCATTAAAATAGTGTCTGGCACTTTTGAAAGAAACAAACCTTATTTACACGTTAGAAATGGTAAAAAATTAAAATTCTCGAGTCCTAATGCATTTTTTGCCGAAAAGAAAGAAATTGTAGATATTTCATATCCAGGAGATATTGTAGGATTGCATGATACAGGTAATTTTAAAATCGGAGATACATTAACAGAAGGCGAAAGTCTACATTACAAAGGCATTCCAAGCTTTTCTCCCGAACACTTTAGGTATATCAACAATGCCGACCCTATGAAGTCCAAACAGCTCTACAAAGGAATTGACCAATTAATGGATGAAGGTGTAGCCCAATTATTTACTTTAGAATTAAATGGCAGAAAAGTTATTGGAACTGTAGGTGCTTTACAGTTTGAAGTTATTCAATATAGACTGGAACATGAATATGGAGCTAAATGTAGTTACGAGAACTTTAATGTTTATAAAGCATGTTGGGTAGGCACAGAAAACAGAAAAACAGATGAGTTCAAAGAATTTGAACGTGTAAAGCAAAAATTCTTGGCAAAGGACAAAAAAGGTCAATTAGTGTTTTTAGCAGATTCCCAATTCTCCCTGCAAATGACGCAGCAAAAATATCCCTCTGTAAAACTACACTTTACCTCTGAATTCGAATAA